A portion of the Cololabis saira isolate AMF1-May2022 chromosome 17, fColSai1.1, whole genome shotgun sequence genome contains these proteins:
- the LOC133463620 gene encoding coiled-coil domain-containing protein 85A-like, with protein MERSAERPAEDASALADGELLKWGKEELLRGLRRADADKRRVILEHGNLMREVNRSLQQHLTEIRSLKEVNQQLQEDNQELRDLCCFLDDDRQKGKRLSREWQRLGRYSASLMRREVSIYLQKLKELEQRQAEVIRENLELKEVCLMLEEERVGGAGQVGPTGSQSSLSQPPPGLLRDVGDGSSTSSAGSTGSPDNPHHKPPLLSCNTSPMPGSRYSSPASTGRRHSSTPEYHTFPLACRPRKGSLTNPEPRGLRGHSPEKHSKSPTRTNLDCHPKTCSSELLAQKHLLVPGQASPGHGRGSAASSPELSQRHRHICIVGAGCEGRDTQQERTGTPEHLRKGQVIVGSPESIRRHHHYQHGPGGDYGKGRCSGTACTEGGQRRAVGGEVTPLHHSLYNALISAGCCSNPCQSVKIWDSFNTS; from the exons ATGGAGAGGAGCGCGGAGCGGCCGGCGGAGGACGCGTCCGCGCTGGCCGACGGGGAGCTGCTGAAGTGGGGCAAGGAGGAGCTGCTGCGGGGGCTGCGCAGGGCGGACGCCGACAAGCGGCGCGTCATCCTGGAGCACGGGAATCTGATGCGGGAGGTGAACCGGAGCCTGCAGCAGCACCTCACCGAGATCCGGAGTCTGAAG GAGGTgaaccagcagctgcaggaggacaaCCAGGAGCTGCGGGACCTGTGCTGCTTCCTGGACGACGACAGGCAGAAGGGGAAGCGGCTGTCCCGGGAATGGCAGCGCCTGGGCCGCTACAGCGCCAGCCTCATGCGGAGGGAGGTCTCCATCTACCTGCAGAAGCTCAAGGAGCTGGAGCAGCGGCAGGCGGAGGTCATCCGGGAGAATCTGGAGCTCAAGGAAGTGTGTTTGATGCTGGAAGAGGAAAGGGTTGGGGGAGCGGGTCAAGTGGGGCCAACAGGAAGTCAGAGTAGTCTGTCTCAGCCTCCACCTGGCCTGCTGCGGGACGTGGGTGACGGCAGCAGCACCTCCAGCGCTGGGAGCACCGGCAGCCCCGATAACCCCCACCACAAACCCCCCCTGCTGAGCTGCAACACCAGCCCCATGCCTGGATCCAGGTACTCTTCCCCTGCATCCACAGGGAGGAGGCACAGCTCCACCCCCGAGTACCACACCTTCCCTCTGGCCTGCCGCCCCCGTAAGGGCTCCCTGACCAACCCGGAGCCCCGGGGCCTTCGGGGACACAGCCCCGAGAAACACAGCAAGTCCCCTACCAGGACAAACCTAGACTGCCACCCCAAAACCTGCAGCTCCGAGCTCTTGGCTCAGAAACATCTGCTGGTGCCGGGGCAGGCGTCCCCGGGCCACGGCAGGGGCTCCGCTGCTTCCAGTCCAGAGCTGAGTCAGAGACACCGGCACATCTGCATCGTGGGGGCCGGGTGTGAGGGCCGGGACACCCAGCAGGAGAGGACGGGGACTCCAGAGCACCTGCGGAAAGGACAGGTGATCGTTGGAAGCCCGGAGTCGATACGACGCCACCATCACTACCAGCACGGCCCTGGAGGGGACTACGGCAAGGGGAGGTGCAGCGGCACCGCCTGCACCGAGGGGGGCCAGAGGAGGGCTGTGGGAGGGGAGGTCACCCCGCTACACCACAGTCTCTACAATG